GTAAAGTTATTTTTTCTTCTAAGAACATCCAAGCCAAAACAGACGTAATTACGGCCTGGCTTAATAAACTTAATGAAACTCTCGTGGCACGCATGTGCTGTGTGGCATAGCTGATAGAAAGCCAGGCACACAATTGACAAATTACAGCTTGTAAAAGAAGTACAAACCAGCCCGTATCTGAAAACCCGGTGAAAGGCTGATCCAGACTCAGGCACAAAATACCCAAATAAATACTTGAAGCTGTTAAACTGATGGTCATAAACGACAAGACATCAACTTGCGACAATACGTTTTTGCTGATTAAAAGGTAAATCGAATACAAGATTCCTGATAAAACTGCAAACAAAAACGCCTGATTAAAATTGAGTTCGATAAAAAAATCAAAACCAACCAAAGTGATCATTCCTAATAAGGCAAAAAGAGTCCCAATCCAGAAATTTACGGCAGGTTTTGTTTTTAAAAAGAAGAAAGACCCAATGCCAACCCAAACCGGAGATAAATTAGTCAGCAGCGAAGCCTGGGTCGCGCTTGATTCCTGAATGGCGATATTCCAAACTGCAACATCTGAAGCAAACAAAATACCGCAAAGTGCTGCCAAAAGTGTAAACTTTAAAGTCGGAATTTTAAAGCTTCTGCTGAAAAGCACATAGGGCAAAAGCAGTGTCACCGCAAATAACATTCGGTAAAAAGCCGAAATTAATCCGGGTGTTAAACGCAGTTTTACCAGTATCGGAAAAATCGAAATGCAGAGTATACCGCAGATTAATGCCAATCTAGGTTTGGTAATTTTCATTGTGAATTTATTCTTGTATTAATTTTCAAAGATAGTTGAGAAAACGAATACTTTGAAAGTAAAAAACGCGAATCAATTAAAAATGGTAATTGGTTCGCGTTTTGATTATAACATATATGCGTTTCTACTGATCAGTAAATTTTCTAATTGTATATTCTTTGGTTTTATTGTCATAATAACCAACGTAATAATTGTCATCCATTTTAAATAAAGTCTGCGAAGATATATCGGTGTTTTTCTCAAAAAAAGTTCGGATTTTATCGTAGGCTAATGTTGGGACATCTCCTGCGATATGATTATTATCTCTATCAAATAAAGCATCAATTTTAACTACTTTTCGGTTTGCATACGAATTAAAACTGTCCATTGTTGGGTTTGTAAGGGCAATATAAAGAAGAGCGCCAACAAGACCAAATTGACCAAGAACCGCTTGGGAACCACCGTTTCCTGCTTCAGAAACACTTCCAATTGTAATTAAAGTTTTGTCTCCTAACTGATAACAGGAAAGACCAGAGTTGAGGTTGTTTAGTTTTCTAATAAACTGAGAGCTGTTTTCCAGAACCCTTTTGCTTCCGCTGCTTTCCTGATTTATTTCTGAATTTTTAAACTCGATTGGTTTAGATGCGTAGGCTGTAAAATCTTTCAATACATTATCATCTAAATCTTTTATGCTGAAATAGAAACGGTCAGATGACGATTTAATCTGGTAGATTTTTTTGTCAAAATAAAAAGAATTTGAATTCAGATCTGTGCGGTAATCAGACTGGATTAGAGGTTTTTTTAGGAGTTTTTCTGTACCTGTAAAGTTTTTAAGATCTAAGATTATTACTTGTGTATAATCGATGTTTGTATCTATGGTAATTACAATCTCTTTGCCGTCAAAATAACATTTTCTTTTGAAAGCACCATCTGTTATTGATGTCAGGTTTTCCGGGGCAATGTATTTGAGTGAAAACGGCGCTTCAAACGGAAGAAATTTTTCTTCTAAAACACCGTAGAGATTGGTTCTTTTATACATGGCGTCAAAGAAATGAAAATCTTTTAATTCGATTGATTTTTCTTCATGTTTACCATTTTGGTCGAAAATATGTAATTTAAAAGTGTTACTTTTTTTAAGAACACTCAAAAGGTAGAACGTATCATCTTTACTGAATTTTTGCAGGACTTTCTCGTCTTTTAAAGGCAGTGTGTATTCCTGAGTGGTGATTTGGCGGGAAGTAAAGTCGAAATACTGAGAAAATATTTCGTCGAAATCTACAGATGACCAGTACAATCTTGAGTTAGTATTGTTTAGGTTGTAGCCAATCATGCGGACATATTTTTTGATATTTGGTCTTGGAGCCGAAATACTGTCTGCAATCTGCATTTGGCTGTTTAAGCGGATAGCCTTTACTTTTTCTTTATCACTGACAAATAAGGTTGTTTCTTTTGTCTGATTATTAACGATTTGAAAAACATCTCTGTTCTTCTTAAGGGCGACAGGAATAGAGTTTACAACGTCTTGGGAGAAGCCCATTATGCTGCTTAATACTAAACAGCTGGTTAGTAGTTTTTTTAACATTGGTTATGTTTTTGGTTTTCTGAAATTTTAAGCGAATATCTGACTTTTTTCTTTAACAGAAATAGATGCGAAAATATATTTTCAGTAAAAAAAACGCGAATCAATTAACAGGATTAATTGACTCGCGCTTTTTTATTTTAAGAAAGAAGTTTTACTCTTTCGTTTCTTCAACCTCAATAGTTGGA
This portion of the Flavobacterium gelatinilyticum genome encodes:
- a CDS encoding DMT family transporter → MKITKPRLALICGILCISIFPILVKLRLTPGLISAFYRMLFAVTLLLPYVLFSRSFKIPTLKFTLLAALCGILFASDVAVWNIAIQESSATQASLLTNLSPVWVGIGSFFFLKTKPAVNFWIGTLFALLGMITLVGFDFFIELNFNQAFLFAVLSGILYSIYLLISKNVLSQVDVLSFMTISLTASSIYLGILCLSLDQPFTGFSDTGWFVLLLQAVICQLCAWLSISYATQHMRATRVSLSLLSQAVITSVLAWMFLEEKITLQMVFGGIILLFGIRITFYDKTISLKRLFSKS